Within Nocardia fluminea, the genomic segment ACCGCACCCGGATCCTCGGCGAAGAGCACCCCAACACTCTGACCACCCGCAGCAACCTTGCTCACTCCTGTCGAGAAGCGGGACGAGTCGAGGAAGCGATCGAGTTGTACGAGCGGCTGCTTCCCGACCGCATCCGAATCCTCGGCGAAGAGCACCCCGACACGCTGACCAACCGCAACAATCTCGCCTTCGCCTACCAGGCGGTCGGCCGGGTCAACGAGGCGATCGAGCTGTACGAGCGGCTGCTTCCCGACCGGATCCGGATCCTCGGCGAAGAGCACCTCAGCACCCTGACCACCCGCAACAATCTCGCCTTCGCCTACCGGGCAGCTGGCCGGGTCAACGAGGCGATCGAGCTGCTGGAGCAGGTGCTCACCGACCGCACCCGAATCCTCGGCGAAGAGCACCCCGCCACCCTGACCACCCGAGGCAGCCTCGCAGGCGCCTACGGAGAATCGGGCCGAGTCAACGAGGCGATCGAGCTGTACGAGCGGCTGCTTCCCGACCGGATCCGGATTCTCGGCGAAGAGCACCCCACCACCCTGACCACCCGAAGCAACCTCGCGGGCGCCTACCGACTAGCTGGACAGGCCGCAGAAGCGACCGAGCAGTACGAGCAGATTCTCGCCGACTGTGAGCGGGTGCTGGATCGAGATCATCCACTCACCGGCGCGGTACGCACTGCCCTCAGCGAGCGACAGAGTTCAGGTAGGGGTTCGGGTAGTAGTCGCCGAAAATTAACGGATATGGCGTAACCGCAGCTGATGGCCGGTGAGGTCTGTTCGGTCTGCGGTGTTGCGCAGCAAATGCTCGATGGTCTGCTCACCGGTCGGGGTTGCGGGAAGCTCCGACTCACCACTGAGGTTTCTGATCTTGGTGCTGGCGATGAGGACCTTGGCCGACGACATGCCCGCGAGCCTGGAGGCGCAGCCACTGACACGCGAGGTCATACACACACGCTGATAGCAGCTACAGGCCCTGTTGAGCAACAGGATTCGCACGTGGTCCGGGGGCCGAGCGAGGTCCCGAAACGGGCTTCGATGTCTTCATCGCTCATATCCGCCTGGTCAGCGAGATGGCGCGCGATCAGGTAGTCGCCAGGGCCGACGAAACGCTCTCGCTACACAAGGCGACCACTTGGACCAGGAGACCATCGACACCGCGATCGATGCACTCGACACCGCCGCCGCGACCGTGCTGCAACAACGCCTCCACCGACCCGGCGACAAGTAAGGGCCGAACCACCCTCGAGCGAGGGCTTGCCCTGCACTCCTACAGTCGTCTTCACCAACCGTGTCGGCGTATCGAGGACGCCAGCCCTGTCGCGGGTGCGCCGAAACGATCCTGCACAGCCACACCCGGCTGCCGAACCCGATGGCACGCCCTCGCTGCCGCGATCCTCAGCCGCCCGACGCAGGGAACCCGCAGACGATCTCGGCCCGATGACGTTCAGATCCGAGCCATGGCTGGGTGCTTCGGTACAGAACTCCGACGAGCGCAGCCCGATGCCAGACATCAGATCCAGCTCCGCACCTTCGAAGCGGTGGGGCCCGACGCCGCGCGACCGACGCTCGTGGCTCTGTCGGAGCTGTTGCATAACCACCTGAACACGAAGAGCAGGAAACCCTGCCACTGATCAACGAGCGAGAATGGTCGCTGCTCGACCCAGAGATGCGCCGCCGCATCGGCTTTTGCGGTCGTCGTTCCTATTACTCGTGGCTGCTGCGGGACGTGCAGGGTGAACACCGCCGCAGCGTCCTCGCCACGATCCCCGCCCCACTACGCCTGGTGTTCTCGTAGACAACTTCGTCCGCTGCCCCGGCAGTGTATTTCGTTACCAAAACTGATCACGGCGACGATGGGCCCGACATCGATGCAGCACGAGTACGAAGCCGCCCCGTCTCGCCGATCGACAGGAAGGCATAGCCCTCCGGTGTCGGGGCAGCCCAAGCAAGTCCGCTGAACCCTGTTGGCCCGCAAGACTTTCGACAGCGACCCAGTCAAAGGGTGAGCCAGGGCATCCCGACTGGTCCGTTCGATTCAGATCTTCGTTGTAGGTATACCTCCCAGGGCGATTGCTGACATTATTTGCGGTAGTTGACAGTCGATCGCCCCGCCCGAATCGCACATTGAGATCGTTGGTGCGCCTAGGGATGATGGTGCCAGGGGGGTCATGAGCGAGCAGGAGCTATGAGTTGGACGCGCGTATCGAGATCCCCGGCGGGAACGGAGAGGATCTGAGAGCCTTGCGGGAATGGTTGAGTGGAGAGGATGAGCTGCGAGGTCGGGTTCGAGGCGTTCGGCAACCGATCGGCGACACCGAACTGGGTGCGGTAACCGATGTCCTAACGGTCGCCCTCGCGACTGGTGGCGCGGGTTCAGTATTGGCCTCCTCCCTGGTCACCTGGTTGAAAACTCGCCAGACCTCGGCGAAGATCACGGTCAAGTCCGCTCGTCGTTCGGTAACCTTGGATATCCGAACCGTGGAGGACGTCGCACCGCTACTCGAACAGATTCTGAGCGGTAGCAGCGAGCTTGGCGATGAGCACTGAGCGGAGCGTACCTGTTGGATCAAGGGCCATCTTGATCGGCGTTTCTGCCTACGCACACGACGATTTCCCGCAGATTCCCGCGGCCCGGAACAGCTCGATGGCAATGCGGGATCTCCTGCTAGATCCGCGTTTGTGTGGTTGGCAACCGGATCAGGTGACCGTCATCCCGGATCCGTCGTCCGTCGTGAATTTGGCCGAGCATTTGAGTGATTTGACCGAAGCGTGTACTGGGGTATTGCTGCTGTACTACGTCGGCCACGGTGTCCTTACGCCGCGAGGTGAGCTATGTCTGACAGTCACTACCACGCGCCCCGACCGGCCAAAGATCACGGGGATCGTGTGGGAGCTCCTCGCCGAAGTACTGCAAGGCAGCCCAGCACGTACACGGATCGCGATTCTGGACTGTTGTTTCGCTGGTCAAGCAATCGAAGCGCTTGCCGGAGAGGATAGTTCAGGTCTGGCCGATCTTACGCACGTCCAGGGCGTATACACGCTAACCGCTACCACACGTAATCGCCCGGCCCACGTTCCACCGCTAGGTCTGCAGGATGCCGCCTGCACATCGTTCACAAGCGAATTGCGCGCACTGGTCCGCTCCGGCATACCCGGAGGCCCCGAACTACTCACACTCTCCGATATCTACCCGGTGCTACGTTCCCAGTTGCGCGCCAAAGGCCTGCCGTCACCCAACCAACGCGGTACGGACACCGCTGGCCTGTTCCCATTCGCAGTCAACCTCGCGACGGACATTGCCGACCATCTTGACCGCATCGAAGTGCAGTCATCGTGGAGTCAGCTTATGGGGCTCAGCGATATCGGCACCTTCAATCCCGAACATGCC encodes:
- a CDS encoding effector-associated constant component EACC1, giving the protein MDARIEIPGGNGEDLRALREWLSGEDELRGRVRGVRQPIGDTELGAVTDVLTVALATGGAGSVLASSLVTWLKTRQTSAKITVKSARRSVTLDIRTVEDVAPLLEQILSGSSELGDEH